In Marinobacter sp. LQ44, the following are encoded in one genomic region:
- the odhB gene encoding 2-oxoglutarate dehydrogenase complex dihydrolipoyllysine-residue succinyltransferase — MSTEIKAPVFPESVAEGTVATWHKQPGEACSRDELIVDIETDKVVLEVVAPADGVIEEIIKGEGDTCESGEVIGKFKEGAAGESKPAESKPEAKAEAPKEEAPAATSGDAILSPAARKLAEENNVDPASVKGTGKDGRVTKEDVQNFVDSSKSSGGAAAKPAAMPEVNVAHGERPEKRVPMTRLRASIAKRLVEAQQTAAMLTTFNEVNMAPIMELRKQYQDSFVKRHGIKLGFMSFFTKAATEALKRFPAVNASIDGNDMVYHGYQDIGVAVSTDRGLVVPVLRDTDAMGLADIEKKIVEYGTKAKEGKLGIEEMTGGTFTITNGGIFGSLISTPILNPPQTAILGMHKIQERPMAVNGKVEILPMMYLALSYDHRMIDGKEAVQFLVAIKEMLEDPARILLDV, encoded by the coding sequence ATGTCAACTGAGATTAAAGCCCCCGTTTTCCCTGAGTCGGTTGCCGAAGGCACCGTCGCGACCTGGCACAAGCAGCCCGGTGAAGCCTGCTCCCGTGACGAGCTGATTGTCGATATCGAAACCGACAAGGTTGTGCTTGAAGTGGTTGCACCGGCTGATGGTGTGATTGAAGAGATTATCAAAGGCGAAGGCGACACCTGCGAAAGCGGTGAGGTGATCGGCAAGTTCAAGGAAGGTGCTGCGGGTGAATCCAAGCCGGCAGAGAGCAAGCCTGAAGCCAAGGCTGAGGCGCCGAAAGAAGAAGCCCCGGCTGCAACTTCCGGCGACGCCATCCTGAGCCCGGCTGCCCGTAAGCTGGCCGAAGAAAATAACGTTGACCCGGCCTCCGTCAAGGGCACCGGCAAAGACGGCCGTGTGACGAAAGAAGACGTGCAGAACTTTGTGGATAGCAGCAAGTCCTCCGGTGGTGCCGCTGCCAAGCCGGCAGCCATGCCTGAGGTAAATGTTGCCCATGGTGAGCGTCCGGAGAAGCGTGTTCCGATGACTCGCCTGCGTGCCAGCATCGCCAAGCGCCTGGTGGAGGCCCAGCAGACTGCGGCCATGCTGACCACCTTCAACGAAGTGAACATGGCTCCGATCATGGAACTGCGCAAGCAGTACCAGGACAGCTTCGTGAAGCGCCACGGCATCAAGCTGGGCTTCATGTCGTTCTTTACCAAGGCGGCGACCGAAGCCCTGAAGCGCTTCCCGGCCGTGAACGCGTCCATCGATGGTAACGACATGGTTTACCATGGCTACCAGGACATAGGCGTTGCCGTTTCCACAGACCGCGGCCTGGTGGTTCCGGTTCTGCGCGACACCGACGCCATGGGCCTGGCCGACATCGAGAAGAAGATTGTCGAGTACGGTACCAAGGCGAAGGAAGGCAAGTTGGGCATAGAAGAAATGACCGGCGGCACCTTCACCATCACCAACGGTGGTATTTTCGGTTCCCTGATCTCCACGCCGATCCTGAACCCGCCGCAGACTGCGATTCTGGGTATGCATAAGATCCAGGAGCGCCCGATGGCGGTGAACGGCAAGGTTGAAATCCTGCCGATGATGTACCTGGCGCTGTCATACGATCATCGTATGATCGACGGTAAGGAAGCGGTGCAGTTCCTGGTTGCGATCAAGGAAATGCTGGAAGACCCGGCCCGTATCCTGCTGGACGTGTAA
- a CDS encoding 2-oxoglutarate dehydrogenase E1 component: MHESIMEQLWQTSHLQGGNQAYVEQLFETYLTDPNAVPEEWRSYFDKLPSVDGYHGRDIVHSTIREQFEHISRNQRFLASSGVPASVTSDADKKQIRVLQLINAFRFRGHQESKLDPLGVWQREPVEDLEPSFHELGESDLDLEFQTGSLNFGSETMKLGDIVQGLRQTYCESIGAEYMHVVDTRIKRWFQQRMEPVRSRPEYEAQTRKHILERLTAAEGLEKYLGSRYPGVKRFGLEGGESLIPCLDELIQRAGSYGAKEIVLGMAHRGRLNVLVNTLGKNPKELFDEFEGKKLADSGSGDVKYHQGFSSNVMTPGGEVHLAMAFNPSHLEIVSPVVVGSVRARQDRRGDTDGSKVVPIVMHGDAAFAGQGVVMETFQMSQTRGFGVGGTIHIVINNQVGFTTSRQEDARSTEYCTDVAKMVQAPILHVNADDPEAVMFVTQMAMDYRNEFKRDVVIDLVCYRRRGHNEADEPAATQPLMYEKIRKLKTTRNLYADQLVEAGVITEEEAKQMETDYRDALDKGDHVVKSLVKEPNKELYVDWAPYLGHEWTAKCKTSVPLKTIQKLGKKITEVPEGFSIQRQVSKIVNDREKMTAGALSLNWGYGEMMAYATLLNEGHPIRLTGQDVGRGTFSHRHAVLHNQKDGSTHISLQNLKDDQPKFDIYDSLLSEEAVMAFEYGYSTTTPDALILWEAQFGDFANGAQVVIDQFLTSGEHKWGRLCGLTLLLPHGYEGQGPEHSSARLERFLQLCAEHNIQVCVPTTPSQIFHMLRRQVKRPLRKPLVAITPKSLLRHKEAISGLDDLTSGTFQTVLPEKEPSDPKKVTRVIMCSGKVYYDLLEKKKADERDDVAIVRIEQLYPFPADDLDEILGQYTKLKSAVWCQEEPMNQGAWYCSQHHMRHALQRLNPKLHLEYAGREASAAPACGHMSVHIEEQKKLVNDAFGI, encoded by the coding sequence ATGCACGAAAGCATCATGGAGCAGTTATGGCAGACTTCCCACCTGCAAGGTGGCAATCAGGCCTATGTTGAACAGCTTTTTGAAACCTACCTGACAGACCCCAACGCCGTTCCTGAAGAGTGGCGAAGCTACTTCGACAAGCTTCCCAGTGTTGATGGCTATCATGGCCGTGACATCGTCCACTCAACCATCCGCGAACAGTTTGAACATATCTCCCGCAATCAGCGCTTCCTGGCCAGCAGTGGCGTACCCGCCAGTGTCACCTCAGATGCCGATAAGAAGCAGATTCGTGTTCTTCAGCTGATCAACGCGTTCCGCTTCCGCGGACATCAGGAATCCAAGCTTGACCCCCTGGGTGTCTGGCAGCGTGAGCCTGTTGAAGATCTTGAGCCGTCTTTCCACGAGTTGGGCGAGTCGGATCTTGATCTGGAATTCCAGACCGGTTCCCTGAACTTCGGTTCCGAAACGATGAAGCTCGGCGACATCGTGCAAGGCCTGCGCCAAACCTACTGCGAGAGCATTGGCGCAGAGTACATGCACGTTGTAGACACTCGCATCAAGCGTTGGTTCCAGCAGCGTATGGAGCCTGTGCGCTCGCGTCCTGAGTATGAAGCTCAGACCCGCAAGCATATCCTGGAGCGCCTGACCGCCGCTGAAGGTCTGGAGAAGTACCTGGGCTCCCGTTACCCGGGCGTAAAACGCTTTGGTCTGGAAGGTGGCGAGAGCCTGATTCCATGTCTGGATGAGCTGATCCAGCGTGCCGGCTCATACGGCGCCAAAGAAATTGTTCTGGGGATGGCCCACCGTGGCCGCCTCAACGTGCTGGTTAATACTCTCGGCAAAAACCCGAAAGAATTGTTTGATGAATTTGAGGGCAAGAAGCTCGCAGATTCGGGCTCCGGTGATGTGAAATATCACCAGGGTTTCTCTTCCAACGTGATGACACCCGGTGGCGAAGTCCATCTGGCCATGGCGTTTAACCCGTCGCACTTGGAAATTGTATCTCCTGTAGTGGTGGGCTCTGTACGCGCCCGTCAGGATCGCCGTGGCGATACCGACGGCAGCAAGGTTGTGCCAATTGTCATGCACGGTGACGCAGCGTTTGCGGGTCAGGGTGTTGTGATGGAAACCTTCCAGATGTCCCAGACCCGGGGCTTCGGCGTGGGTGGTACCATTCACATCGTGATCAACAACCAGGTTGGTTTTACCACTAGCCGGCAGGAAGATGCGCGTTCGACTGAATACTGCACAGACGTCGCCAAAATGGTTCAGGCGCCGATTCTGCATGTAAACGCAGACGATCCTGAAGCGGTGATGTTTGTTACCCAGATGGCCATGGATTACCGCAACGAATTCAAGCGGGACGTTGTCATTGATCTGGTGTGCTACCGCCGCCGCGGTCACAACGAAGCCGATGAGCCGGCGGCTACCCAGCCGCTCATGTATGAAAAGATCCGCAAGCTCAAGACCACCCGCAACCTGTACGCAGACCAACTGGTTGAAGCTGGCGTGATTACTGAAGAAGAAGCCAAGCAGATGGAGACCGACTACCGCGATGCGCTCGATAAGGGCGATCACGTGGTCAAATCGCTGGTGAAGGAGCCCAACAAGGAACTCTATGTGGATTGGGCTCCGTACCTTGGTCATGAGTGGACCGCCAAGTGCAAGACTAGTGTGCCTCTCAAGACCATCCAGAAACTGGGTAAGAAGATCACCGAGGTGCCTGAAGGCTTCAGTATTCAGCGCCAGGTTTCCAAGATCGTCAATGATCGCGAAAAGATGACGGCCGGCGCACTCTCCCTGAACTGGGGCTACGGCGAGATGATGGCCTACGCCACCTTGCTGAATGAAGGGCACCCGATCCGCCTGACCGGTCAGGATGTAGGGCGGGGCACCTTCTCCCATCGTCATGCTGTTCTGCATAACCAGAAAGACGGGTCTACCCACATTTCCCTGCAGAACCTGAAAGACGACCAGCCCAAGTTCGATATCTACGACTCGCTGCTTTCCGAAGAAGCCGTGATGGCATTCGAATATGGCTATTCGACCACCACGCCGGACGCACTGATTCTCTGGGAAGCCCAGTTTGGTGATTTCGCCAACGGCGCCCAGGTAGTTATTGATCAGTTCCTGACCAGTGGTGAGCACAAGTGGGGCCGCCTGTGTGGCCTGACGCTGCTGCTGCCCCATGGCTATGAAGGCCAGGGGCCGGAGCACAGTTCAGCCCGTCTGGAGCGCTTCCTGCAGCTGTGTGCGGAGCACAACATCCAGGTGTGCGTGCCCACTACGCCGTCCCAGATATTCCACATGCTGCGCCGCCAGGTGAAGCGGCCGCTGCGCAAGCCGCTGGTTGCCATTACGCCGAAGAGCTTGCTGCGCCATAAAGAAGCGATCTCCGGCCTGGACGACCTGACTTCAGGTACCTTCCAGACCGTGCTGCCCGAGAAAGAACCTTCTGATCCGAAGAAAGTCACCCGGGTGATCATGTGTAGCGGCAAAGTCTACTATGATCTTCTGGAGAAGAAGAAAGCCGACGAGCGTGACGATGTCGCTATCGTACGTATCGAGCAGCTGTATCCGTTCCCGGCCGACGATCTGGACGAGATTCTGGGCCAGTACACCAAGCTCAAGAGCGCAGTCTGGTGTCAGGAAGAGCCTATGAACCAGGGCGCCTGGTACTGCAGTCAGCATCACATGCGGCACGCACTGCAGCGCCTGAACCCGAAACTGCACCTTGAGTACGCCGGTCGTGAAGCTTCTGCTGCTCCTGCTTGTGGACACATGTCTGTTCACATCGAAGAGCAGAAGAAACTGGTTAACGACGCGTTTGGAATCTGA
- a CDS encoding succinate dehydrogenase iron-sulfur subunit: MLVSLYRYNPETDNAPYMQDVEVEIPEGKDLMVLDVLNLVKERDPSMSYRRSCREGVCGSDGMNMNGKNGLACITPVSDVVKNNKLVLRPLPGLPVIRDLVVDMSLFYKQYEKVMPYLVNDTPAPAIERLQSPEDREKLDGLYECILCACCSTSCPSFWWNPDKFIGPAGLLQAYRFLADSRDTAQAERLANLDDPFSVFRCRGIMNCVSVCPKGLNPTKAIGHIRNLLLQRAT, from the coding sequence ATGTTGGTAAGCCTGTATCGCTACAATCCGGAAACCGATAATGCCCCTTACATGCAGGATGTAGAGGTTGAGATTCCGGAAGGTAAAGACCTGATGGTCCTTGATGTTCTGAATCTGGTGAAGGAGAGGGATCCTTCCATGAGCTATCGCCGTTCCTGTCGGGAAGGTGTCTGTGGCTCTGATGGTATGAACATGAATGGCAAGAACGGCCTGGCTTGTATCACTCCGGTGTCGGATGTGGTCAAGAACAACAAGCTGGTTCTGCGCCCGCTGCCTGGTTTGCCGGTGATCCGGGACCTGGTGGTCGACATGAGCCTGTTCTACAAGCAGTATGAAAAGGTGATGCCGTACCTGGTGAATGACACCCCGGCACCCGCCATTGAGCGCCTGCAGTCTCCGGAAGATCGTGAGAAGCTGGACGGCCTGTACGAGTGTATTCTCTGTGCCTGCTGTTCCACGTCCTGCCCGTCGTTCTGGTGGAACCCGGACAAATTCATCGGCCCGGCTGGCCTGCTGCAGGCCTATCGCTTCCTTGCGGATAGTCGTGATACCGCACAGGCGGAGCGTCTGGCCAATCTGGATGACCCGTTCAGCGTCTTCCGCTGTCGGGGTATCATGAACTGTGTCAGTGTATGTCCGAAAGGCCTGAACCCCACGAAGGCAATTGGCCACATTCGGAACCTGTTGCTGCAGCGCGCTACCTGA
- the sdhA gene encoding succinate dehydrogenase flavoprotein subunit has translation MANIKTMSYDAIVIGGGGAGMRAALQLTETGVKTACITKVFPTRSHTVSAQGGITCAIASADPNDDWRWHMYDTVKGSDYIGDQDAIEYMCSVGPQAVFELEHMGLPFSRTEQGRIYQRPFGGQSKGPDNPTQAARTCAAADRTGHALLHTLYQANLKGGTTFLNEWYAVDLVKNSKDEVVGVVAIEIETGEVAYIKSKATVLATGGAGRIYASTTNAMINTGDGIGMALRAGFPVQDMEMWQFHPTGIHGAGTLVTEGCRGEGGYLINSEGERFMERYAPNAKDLAGRDVVARSMVLEILEGRGCGPEKDHVLLKLDHLGEETLNLRLPGICELSRTFAHVDPVKEPIPVVPTCHYMMGGVPTNVGGQALTQDENGNDKPIPGLFACGEAACVSVHGANRLGGNSLLDLVVFGRAAGLHIEEQLRGGFEVDGASEEDIKRAMARLERLDSASEGEDVAKVRKDLQNCMQLYFGVFRDGDSMEKGIKLLEEIGERVRKTKLADTSKAFNTARIEALELDNLYEVAYATAKSAIERKESRGAHARNDFTERDDENWLKHSMYFPLDKRVGKRDVNFAPKTVPTFQPKVRTY, from the coding sequence ATGGCTAACATCAAGACCATGTCTTACGACGCGATTGTTATCGGTGGCGGCGGTGCCGGTATGCGAGCCGCCCTGCAGTTGACCGAGACTGGCGTCAAAACTGCGTGTATCACAAAAGTATTTCCGACCCGTTCGCACACCGTATCCGCCCAGGGCGGTATTACCTGTGCGATCGCAAGTGCCGATCCTAACGATGACTGGCGCTGGCACATGTACGATACCGTCAAAGGCTCCGACTATATCGGTGACCAGGACGCCATCGAGTACATGTGTTCTGTGGGCCCCCAGGCAGTATTTGAATTGGAGCACATGGGTCTTCCGTTTTCCCGTACCGAGCAGGGCCGTATCTACCAGCGTCCGTTCGGTGGACAGTCCAAGGGTCCGGATAACCCCACCCAGGCCGCTCGTACCTGTGCTGCTGCGGACCGTACCGGTCACGCCCTGCTGCACACGCTTTATCAGGCCAACCTGAAGGGCGGTACCACCTTCCTTAATGAGTGGTATGCGGTTGATCTGGTCAAAAACAGCAAGGATGAAGTGGTTGGTGTCGTAGCCATCGAGATCGAAACCGGTGAAGTTGCGTACATCAAATCCAAGGCTACTGTCCTTGCCACTGGCGGTGCTGGCCGCATCTATGCGTCTACCACCAATGCGATGATCAATACCGGTGACGGTATTGGCATGGCGCTGCGAGCCGGCTTCCCGGTGCAGGATATGGAAATGTGGCAGTTCCACCCGACCGGTATCCACGGCGCTGGCACACTGGTTACTGAAGGTTGTCGGGGTGAGGGTGGTTACCTGATCAACTCCGAGGGTGAGCGCTTCATGGAGCGTTATGCTCCGAACGCCAAAGACCTTGCTGGCCGTGATGTGGTTGCACGCTCCATGGTTCTGGAAATCCTGGAAGGCCGTGGTTGTGGTCCCGAGAAGGATCACGTATTGCTGAAGCTGGATCACCTGGGTGAAGAAACCCTGAACCTGCGCCTCCCGGGCATTTGTGAGCTGTCCCGTACCTTTGCGCACGTTGATCCGGTGAAAGAGCCGATCCCGGTCGTTCCGACCTGTCACTACATGATGGGTGGTGTTCCCACCAACGTAGGTGGTCAGGCACTGACTCAGGATGAAAACGGCAACGATAAACCGATTCCCGGCCTGTTTGCCTGCGGTGAGGCTGCCTGTGTATCGGTACACGGCGCCAACCGTCTGGGTGGTAACTCTCTGCTGGATCTGGTGGTCTTCGGTCGTGCGGCTGGCCTGCACATTGAAGAGCAGCTGCGCGGCGGTTTCGAGGTTGATGGTGCCAGCGAAGAAGATATCAAACGCGCCATGGCCCGTCTGGAGCGTCTGGATAGTGCTTCCGAAGGCGAAGATGTGGCCAAGGTCCGTAAGGATCTGCAGAACTGCATGCAGCTCTACTTCGGCGTGTTCCGCGATGGCGACAGCATGGAGAAGGGTATCAAGCTGCTGGAAGAAATCGGTGAGCGTGTACGCAAAACCAAGTTGGCCGATACCAGCAAGGCATTCAACACCGCGCGTATTGAAGCGCTCGAGCTGGATAACCTGTACGAAGTGGCTTACGCCACCGCCAAGTCTGCGATCGAGCGTAAGGAAAGTCGCGGTGCCCACGCCCGTAACGACTTCACTGAGCGTGACGACGAGAACTGGCTCAAGCACTCCATGTACTTCCCGCTGGACAAGCGTGTTGGCAAGCGTGACGTGAACTTTGCACCGAAAACGGTTCCGACTTTCCAGCCGAAAGTCCGGACCTACTAA
- the sdhD gene encoding succinate dehydrogenase, hydrophobic membrane anchor protein encodes MVSSVTNLGRSGVFDWLIQRVTAYVLAIYTVFLLGFMVMTDINYETWSALFDQAWFRIFTLLALFSLGAHAWVGLWTVTTDYLKSMAPRFLVQALCGLTMFVYLIWGIQILWGL; translated from the coding sequence ATGGTAAGCAGCGTAACTAACCTCGGCCGCAGTGGCGTTTTTGATTGGCTGATCCAGCGTGTCACTGCCTACGTACTGGCTATTTATACAGTGTTTCTGCTGGGCTTCATGGTGATGACAGACATCAACTACGAAACCTGGAGCGCGCTGTTCGACCAGGCCTGGTTCCGTATTTTTACCCTGTTGGCACTGTTTTCCCTGGGTGCCCATGCATGGGTTGGTCTCTGGACTGTGACGACTGATTATCTCAAATCCATGGCGCCCCGTTTCCTTGTTCAGGCGCTGTGCGGTCTTACCATGTTTGTGTACCTGATCTGGGGCATTCAGATTCTTTGGGGGCTTTAA
- the sdhC gene encoding succinate dehydrogenase, cytochrome b556 subunit: protein MNSKRPVNLDLGKFHFPLPAITSILHRISGIIIFVGVAFLLYGLDLSLSGEDGFARVSELLDSFLAKLIIWGILSALLYHLVAGIKHLLMDMGIAEELESGRLAAKITVVVSIVLIILAGVWVW from the coding sequence GTGAATAGCAAACGACCAGTAAATCTCGATCTCGGCAAGTTCCATTTCCCGCTGCCTGCCATCACGTCGATCCTGCATCGTATCAGCGGCATCATCATTTTTGTTGGTGTTGCCTTCCTGTTGTACGGCCTGGATCTCTCCCTGTCCGGAGAAGATGGTTTCGCCCGGGTTAGCGAACTGCTGGACAGCTTCCTGGCGAAGCTGATTATCTGGGGCATCCTGTCTGCCCTGTTGTACCACCTGGTTGCGGGCATTAAGCACCTGCTGATGGATATGGGTATTGCAGAAGAGCTTGAGAGCGGTCGCCTCGCCGCGAAGATCACTGTTGTGGTTTCCATTGTTCTCATCATTCTGGCAGGAGTCTGGGTATGGTAA
- the gltA gene encoding citrate synthase: MTDRKATLSVGDKSIELPVYSGTVGPDVIDVRGLVQEGVFTYDPGFVSTAACESAITYIDGAKGVLLHRGYPIDQLAEQSDFLEVCYLLLNGELPSEDENKRFHETIKNHTMLHDQMRNFFNGFRRDAHPMAIMCGVVGALSAFYHDQMDVTDPKQREVTAHRLIAKMPTIAAWCYKYSVGQPFMYPRNDLSYAENFLHMMFGTPCEEYKPNPVLANAMDKIFILHADHEQNASTSTVRLAGSTGANPYACIASGIAALWGPAHGGANEAVLDMLAEIGDESNIETFIAKAKDKDDPFRLMGFGHRVYKNFDPRAKVMAQTAHEVLSELGLENDPLLKIAQRLEKIALEDEYFVQRQLYPNVDFYSGIILKAIGIPTSMFTVIFAMSRTIGWFSHWNEMVSGNYRIGRPRQLYTGSPKRDYPKK, from the coding sequence ATGACCGACAGGAAAGCCACGCTCTCGGTGGGAGATAAGTCCATTGAGCTACCGGTTTATTCCGGCACCGTCGGCCCTGACGTTATCGACGTACGCGGCCTAGTCCAGGAAGGCGTTTTTACCTACGATCCGGGTTTTGTATCCACTGCAGCCTGCGAATCCGCCATCACCTACATTGATGGCGCTAAAGGTGTGTTGCTGCACCGCGGTTACCCGATTGACCAGCTGGCCGAGCAGTCTGACTTCCTTGAAGTGTGCTACCTGCTCCTGAACGGCGAGCTGCCCAGCGAAGACGAAAACAAGCGCTTCCACGAAACCATCAAAAACCACACCATGCTGCACGACCAGATGCGTAACTTCTTCAACGGCTTCCGCCGTGACGCGCATCCGATGGCTATCATGTGTGGCGTTGTTGGCGCCCTGTCTGCGTTCTACCACGACCAGATGGACGTAACCGATCCCAAACAGCGTGAAGTAACAGCTCATCGCCTGATTGCCAAGATGCCAACCATCGCGGCCTGGTGCTACAAGTATTCCGTTGGTCAGCCATTCATGTATCCGCGTAACGATCTCTCTTACGCTGAAAATTTCCTGCACATGATGTTTGGCACTCCATGTGAAGAGTACAAGCCGAACCCGGTTCTTGCCAACGCGATGGACAAGATCTTCATTCTGCACGCCGATCACGAGCAGAACGCCTCTACCTCCACCGTCCGTCTGGCCGGCTCTACCGGTGCTAACCCCTATGCCTGTATCGCTTCCGGTATCGCAGCACTCTGGGGGCCCGCCCACGGTGGCGCGAACGAGGCCGTTCTGGACATGCTGGCTGAAATCGGTGACGAGTCCAACATTGAGACGTTCATCGCCAAGGCCAAGGATAAAGATGATCCTTTCCGCCTGATGGGCTTTGGCCACCGGGTGTACAAGAACTTCGACCCGCGCGCCAAGGTTATGGCACAAACCGCTCACGAAGTGCTGAGCGAACTGGGCCTGGAGAACGATCCACTGCTGAAGATCGCCCAGCGCCTGGAAAAGATCGCCCTGGAAGACGAGTACTTCGTGCAGCGCCAGCTGTATCCGAACGTCGACTTCTACTCCGGCATCATCCTGAAAGCTATCGGTATTCCGACTTCCATGTTTACCGTTATCTTTGCGATGTCCCGCACCATTGGCTGGTTCTCACACTGGAACGAAATGGTCAGCGGCAACTACCGCATCGGCCGCCCGCGCCAGCTGTATACCGGCTCGCCAAAGCGCGACTATCCGAAGAAGTAA